The following coding sequences are from one Lolium rigidum isolate FL_2022 chromosome 6, APGP_CSIRO_Lrig_0.1, whole genome shotgun sequence window:
- the LOC124665599 gene encoding ATP-dependent Clp protease proteolytic subunit-related protein 4, chloroplastic-like, producing MEAAAALSPPRVAALDARALFSPPTAIPSSPASRLRLAARPRASAPSVVATPKQRFLAPHPDPAGGRGARDVVTMVIPFLRGTAFEQPPPDLASFLYKNRIVYLGMCLVPSVTELMLAEFLYLQYEDAEKPIYMYINSTGTTKNGEKLGYETEAFAVYDAMRYVKVPIFTLCIGNAWGEAALLLAAGAKGNRAALPSSTIMMKQPIGRFQGQATDVDIARKEIRNVKIEMVKLLSRHIGKPMEEIAQDIRRPKYFSPSEAVDYGIIDKVLYNVKSQTDAGVVSEVKKELI from the exons ATGGAGGCGGCCGCCGCCCTGTCCCCTCCCCGCGTCGCCGCCCTCGACGCCCGCGCCCTCTTCTCCCCtcccaccgccatcccctcctcgcccgcctcccgcctccgcctcgccgccCGCCCGCGCGCCTCCGCCCCCTCCGTCGTCGCCACTCCTAAGCAGCGGTTCCTGGCGCCCCACCCGgaccccgccggcggccgcggcgcaAGAGACGTCGTCACCATG GTTATCCCATTCCTCAGGGGAACCGCATTTGAGCAGCCGCCGCCGGACCTGGCCTCCTTCCTCTACAAGAACAGGATCGTCTACCTCGGGATGTGCCTCGTGCCGTCCGTCACCGAGCTCATGCTCGCCGAGTTCCTCTACCTTCAGTACGAGGACGCGGAGAAGCCAATCTACATGTATATAAACTCCACCGGCACCACCAAG AATGGCGAGAAATTGGGCTATGAGACGGAAGCTTTTGCAGTATATGATGCTATGAG GTATGTCAAAGTCCCAATTTTCACACTTTGTATTGGCAATGCATGGGGAGAAGCTGCTTTACTATTGGCTGCTGGTGCTAAAGGTAACCGTGCTGCACTTCCATCATCGACGATAATGATGAAGCAG CCAATTGGTCGATTTCAAGGTCAGGCGACAGATGTTGACATAGCAAGAAAGGAAATAAGAAATGTGAAGATAGAAATG GTTAAGCTGCTGTCGAGACATATTGGTAAACCAATGGAAGAGATCGCTCAGGACATTAGGCGACCTAAATACTTCAGCCCTAGTGAGGCAGTGGATTACGGTATCATTGATAAG GTGTTGTACAACGTGAAAAGCCAAACAGACGCCGGTGTTGTGTCGGAAGTCAAAAAGGAATTAATTTGA